A portion of the Syngnathoides biaculeatus isolate LvHL_M chromosome 7, ASM1980259v1, whole genome shotgun sequence genome contains these proteins:
- the ivns1abpa gene encoding influenza virus NS1A-binding protein homolog A, producing the protein MIPNGYLIFEDESFLDSTVAKMNALRKSGQFCDVRLQVCGHELMAHRAVLACCSPYLFEIFNSDIEPHGVSHVTFEDLDPEAVEILLNYAYTAQLKADKELVKDVYTAAKRFKMERVKQICGDYLLSKMDSQNAISFRNFASSMADARVLAKVDAYIQDHLLEVSEQDDFLKLPRLKLEVMLEDNLTLPSNGKLYSKVLSWVQRSLWENGEQLEQLMEEVQMLYYSPDHKLVDGGLVIEGQTEVFGGEEDHLQFVQKKPVRESTQRPMSCSSSGSLSPSNQAANAPKQTTRREWKYIASEKTTNNTYLCLAVLDGVLCVIFLHGRSSPQTSPSATPCLLKSLSFEAQPEELEEHLLSPMRYARSGLGTAALNSRLIAAGGYNREECLRTVECYDPKEDRWTFIAPMRTPRARFQMAVLMGQLYVIGGSNGHSDELSCGEMYDPLTNEWAQVPELRTNRCNAGVCSLNNKLYVVGGSDPCGQKGLKNCDAFDPVTKTWSSCAPLNIRRHQAALCELDGFMYVIGGAESWNCLNTVERYNPENNTWSLIAPMNVARRGAGVAVCAGKLFVVGGFDGSHALRCVEVYDPARNEWRMLGSMTTSRSNAGVVMLGDAIYAVGGFDGNDFLNTMEVYNPVADEWSDCIKALFPFSE; encoded by the exons ATGATTCCGAATGGTTATTTGATCTTTGAGGACGAGAGTTTCCTGGATTCCACTGTGGCCAAAATGAACGCCTTGAGAAAGAGTGGTCAATTCTGTGATGTTAGACTGCAG GTATGTGGCCATGAGTTGATGGCCCATCGTGCTGTGTTGGCTTGCTGCAGTCCATACTTGTTTGAGATCTTCAACAGTGACATTGAACCTCATGGAGTGTCTCACGTCACTTTTGAGGACTTGGACCCAGAGGCTGTGGAGATCCTGCTCAACTATGCCTACACTGCCCA GCTTAAGGCAGATAAGGAGTTGGTCAAGGATGTTTACACTGCCGCTAAAAGGTTCAAGATGGAGCGAGTCAAACAG ATTTGCGGCGACTACCTGCTGTCTAAGATGGATTCCCAGAATGCCATTTCTTTTCGCAACTTTGCCAGCTCAATGGCGGACGCCAGAGTTTTGGCCAAAGTGGATGCCTACATCCAAGACCATCTACTGGAGGTTTCCGAACAGGATGACTTCCTCAAACTTCCCCGcctcaag TTAGAAGTAATGCTGGAAGACAACCTGACACTGCCCAGCAATGGCAAGCTTTACTCAAAGGTGCTAAGCTGGGTGCAGCGTAGCCTTTGGGAGAATGGAGAACAACTGGAACAACTCATGGAGGAG GTGCAAATGCTGTACTACTCACCTGATCACAAGCTGGTGGATGGAGGGCTGGTGATTGAGGGGCAAACTGAGGTGTTTGGTGGGGAGGAGGACCACCTTCAGTTTGTGCAG AAGAAGCCGGTACGAGAGAGCACCCAGAGACCGATGAGCTGCAGTTCCTCAGGAAGCCTTTCGCCCTCCAACCAAGCAGCAAATGCCCCCAAACAAACCACCAGGAGAGAGTGGAAGTATATTGCCTCTGAGAAGACTACAA ACAACACCTACCTGTGTCTGGCTGTGCTGGACGGTGTGTTGTGTGTAATCTTCTTGCACGGCCGCAGCAGTCCCCAGACCTCTCCCTCTGCGACCCCTTGCCTGCTGAAGAGTCTCAGCTTTGAGGCCCAGCCCGAGGAGCTGGAGGAGCACCTGCTGTCTCCCATGCGTTATGCTCGCTCTGGCCTTGGCACCGCAGCCCTCAACTCTCGGCTCATCGCGGCAg GAGGCTACAACCGAGAGGAATGTCTGAGGACTGTCGAGTGTTACGACCCCAAAGAGGACCGCTGGACCTTCATTGCACCCATGCGAACTCCAAGGGCTCGTTTCCAAATGGCTGTGCTGATG GGACAGCTGTACGTGATTGGAGGTTCAAACGGACACTCTGATGAGCTGAGCTGTGGGGAAATGTACGATCCGCTCACCAACGAGTGGGCTCAGGTGCCCGAGCTCAGGACAAACCGCTGCAATGCAG GTGTCTGCTCCTTGAACAACAAGCTCTATGTTGTGGGAGGGTCAGACCCCTGTGGGCAGAAAGGACTGAAGAACTGTGATGCCTTTGACCCAGTCACCAAAACCTGGTCCAGCTGTGCCCCCCTCAACATCA GGCGCCACCAGGCTGCGTTGTGCGAGTTGGACGGCTTTATGTATGTGATCGGAGGGGCCGAGTCCTGGAACTGCCTGAACACCGTGGAACGCTACAACCCTGAGAACAACACCTGGAGCCTGATAGCGCCCATGAATGTGGCCCGCAGGGGGGCCGGCGTGGCCGTCTGTGCAG GCAAACTTTTTGTCGTCGGTGGCTTCGACGGCTCCCACGCGCTCCGCTGCGTGGAGGTCTACGACCCGGCTCGAAATGAGTGGCGGATGCTGGGCAGCATGACCACATCCCGCAGCAACGCGGGCGTGGTCATGCTGGGCGACGCCATCTACGCCGTGGGCGGCTTTGACGGGAACGACTTCCTGAACACAATGGAGGTGTACAACCCGGTGGCGGACGAGTGGAGCGACTGCATCAAGGCCCTCTTCCCGTTCTCGGAGTGA